The following coding sequences are from one Prochlorococcus marinus XMU1412 window:
- the sds gene encoding solanesyl diphosphate synthase has protein sequence MNTVTELLQPVENDLDDLILELKNLIGAGHPILQAAAEHLFSAGGKRLRPGIVLLISKAISPKFCLTTKHKRLAEITEMIHTASLVHDDVVDEASTRRGVDTVHSRFNTRVAVLAGDFLFAQASWHLANLDNVNVVKLLSRVIMDLAEGEIKQNLNRFDSAQSFSKYINKSYCKTASLIANSCKAAGVLSGINDVNLTSLYDFGKNIGLAFQVVDDILDFTGNDKQLGKPAVSDLASGYLTAPVLYALEENKQLSVLINRELAEKDDLDDALNIIMNSKAIESSRKLAEDFAMLSKEAIVWLPDSEYKRALMALPEFVLSRIY, from the coding sequence ATGAATACAGTAACAGAGCTACTACAACCAGTTGAAAATGATCTTGATGATCTTATTTTAGAACTGAAAAATCTTATAGGAGCTGGTCATCCAATTCTTCAAGCCGCAGCAGAACACCTTTTTAGTGCTGGGGGAAAAAGGTTGAGACCTGGTATAGTTTTATTGATTTCAAAAGCTATATCCCCTAAATTTTGCTTAACTACCAAACATAAAAGGCTTGCTGAAATAACTGAGATGATTCATACAGCCTCATTAGTTCATGATGATGTTGTTGATGAGGCGTCCACAAGAAGAGGAGTAGATACTGTTCATAGTAGATTTAATACCAGAGTAGCTGTTTTGGCGGGTGACTTTTTATTCGCTCAAGCAAGTTGGCACCTAGCAAATCTTGACAATGTAAATGTAGTTAAATTACTTAGTAGAGTAATAATGGATTTAGCAGAGGGAGAAATTAAACAAAATTTAAATAGATTTGATTCGGCTCAATCTTTTTCCAAATACATTAATAAAAGTTATTGTAAAACAGCCTCATTAATAGCCAATAGTTGTAAAGCAGCTGGGGTTTTGAGTGGAATTAACGACGTAAACTTAACTTCGTTGTACGATTTTGGCAAAAATATTGGTTTGGCATTCCAAGTTGTAGATGACATTCTTGACTTTACTGGAAATGATAAACAACTTGGAAAACCCGCTGTAAGTGATCTTGCTAGTGGTTATCTTACCGCCCCAGTTTTATATGCCTTAGAAGAAAATAAACAATTGTCAGTTCTTATAAACAGAGAACTTGCTGAAAAAGATGATTTGGATGATGCTCTTAATATAATTATGAACTCTAAAGCTATTGAAAGTTCCAGGAAATTAGCTGAGGATTTCGCAATGCTTTCTAAAGAAGCTATAGTCTGGCTTCCTGATTCAGAATATAAAAGAGCTTTAATGGCTCTCCCAGAATTCGTTCTAAGCCGTATTTATTAG
- a CDS encoding carbon-nitrogen hydrolase family protein: MTDFLVAALQITSTSNVEANFIEAEEQIELAARRGAELIGLPENFAFLGGDDEKLGLASELSEKCANFLKTMSQRYQVFLLGGGYPVPAGDGSHTFNRSALFGKDGQILAKYDKIHLFDVDLPDGNLYKESSTILSGEDYPPVVDVPGLCKIGLSICYDVRFPELYRYLSSNGAELIMIPAAFTAFTGKDHWQILLQARAIENTAYVVAPAQTGIHYGRRQSHGHAMVIDPWGTVLSDAGKTQGAAIAPADKERVKKIREQMPSLKHRKNNLFSN, from the coding sequence TTGACTGATTTTTTGGTAGCTGCATTGCAAATTACGAGTACTTCAAATGTTGAAGCAAATTTTATTGAAGCAGAAGAACAGATTGAATTAGCTGCTAGAAGAGGTGCTGAGTTAATAGGATTACCTGAGAATTTTGCTTTTTTAGGAGGAGATGATGAAAAACTTGGATTAGCTTCTGAATTGTCAGAGAAGTGTGCAAATTTTCTAAAAACTATGTCACAAAGATATCAAGTATTTCTTTTGGGAGGAGGGTATCCTGTTCCTGCTGGTGATGGCAGTCATACTTTTAATAGGTCAGCCTTATTTGGGAAAGATGGACAGATTTTGGCAAAATACGACAAGATTCATTTGTTTGATGTTGATTTGCCAGATGGAAATTTATACAAGGAATCATCCACTATTTTATCTGGGGAAGATTATCCACCTGTTGTAGATGTCCCAGGTTTATGCAAAATAGGATTATCGATTTGTTACGACGTTAGATTTCCTGAACTCTATAGATATTTGTCTTCGAATGGTGCAGAGCTAATTATGATTCCCGCAGCTTTTACAGCATTTACAGGAAAAGATCATTGGCAAATCCTATTACAAGCAAGAGCAATTGAGAATACTGCATATGTAGTAGCTCCAGCTCAAACTGGGATTCATTATGGGAGAAGGCAAAGTCATGGCCATGCGATGGTAATTGACCCTTGGGGTACAGTTTTATCTGATGCCGGAAAAACTCAGGGAGCTGCAATCGCACCTGCTGATAAAGAAAGAGTAAAGAAAATTAGGGAGCAGATGCCAAGCCTTAAACATAGAAAAAACAACTTGTTTTCAAACTAA
- a CDS encoding 3'-5' exonuclease yields the protein MELSNKKELNQLDILQDQVISYPSEESVANQNKKIEKILILDTETTGLDENKDEVIEIGCILFDVSFKCVLSQVSFLFPVSNNEAEYVNGISAEVTNISQPWEDGLNFFLKLVDSSDFIVAHNVEFDKKWFGKGRLPKLNKKWICSLEDINWSFQKSLKNRPSVTDLALSFSIPVWNLHRALSDCFYISEVFKKCDNLEELLLKATEPRFLYKALISYEDRSLAKNAGFRWNSPVQGAWSRKLTTDEAKNLDFRVEILN from the coding sequence TTGGAACTATCTAACAAAAAAGAATTAAATCAATTGGATATTCTTCAGGATCAAGTTATCAGTTATCCATCTGAAGAAAGTGTTGCTAATCAGAATAAAAAAATTGAAAAAATTTTAATTCTTGATACTGAAACAACAGGTTTAGATGAAAATAAAGATGAGGTGATAGAGATAGGTTGTATTTTGTTTGATGTATCTTTTAAATGTGTACTTTCACAGGTCTCATTTTTATTCCCAGTTAGTAATAATGAAGCAGAATATGTTAATGGCATATCTGCAGAAGTAACTAATATCTCTCAACCATGGGAAGATGGATTGAATTTCTTTTTAAAACTTGTTGATAGTTCGGATTTCATTGTCGCGCATAATGTAGAGTTTGATAAGAAATGGTTTGGGAAAGGAAGATTACCTAAACTTAATAAAAAATGGATATGTAGTTTAGAAGATATTAATTGGTCTTTTCAAAAATCACTAAAAAATAGACCCTCAGTAACCGATCTAGCTTTATCTTTTTCAATACCAGTTTGGAATTTACATAGAGCTTTATCTGATTGCTTTTACATATCTGAAGTCTTCAAAAAATGCGATAATTTAGAGGAACTTTTACTTAAAGCTACTGAACCAAGGTTTTTATACAAGGCCCTGATTAGTTACGAAGATAGGTCTTTAGCTAAAAATGCTGGGTTCAGATGGAATAGTCCTGTGCAAGGAGCTTGGTCAAGAAAATTAACTACTGATGAGGCAAAAAATCTTGATTTTAGAGTTGAGATTTTGAATTAA
- the murI gene encoding glutamate racemase — protein MKLKIGIFDSGIGGFTILNSLLKTRKDVEVFYLADTKRIPFGSKNFKEIRLIANEICNFFLDKNLDALLVACNTTNACALDILEDTLKVPCFDLINSVSEIVDKQIIGVLATQTTVRSSYYKKAINAKKENTIVFQQECPEFVSEIEKEKLNFNKLNSLSDLYLRPLINKNIEELILGCSHYPLIYDFLRKKLDSNIKIIDPSVALIKKFNESFATLENDRYESISFENIKFFVTSERDEFSNKVKFWLGINKEIRLVNLRSNV, from the coding sequence GTGAAGCTTAAAATAGGAATATTTGATAGTGGAATAGGCGGTTTTACTATCCTTAATTCTTTACTAAAAACGCGGAAAGATGTAGAAGTTTTTTATTTAGCGGACACAAAAAGAATACCTTTTGGGAGTAAAAATTTTAAAGAGATAAGATTAATTGCAAATGAGATTTGTAATTTCTTTCTTGATAAGAATTTGGATGCACTTTTAGTTGCTTGTAACACTACAAATGCGTGTGCACTTGATATCCTAGAAGATACTTTAAAAGTCCCTTGTTTTGACCTTATAAACTCTGTATCGGAAATAGTAGATAAACAAATAATTGGCGTCTTAGCAACACAAACAACTGTTCGATCATCGTATTACAAGAAAGCTATAAACGCTAAAAAAGAAAATACGATAGTATTTCAGCAAGAATGTCCAGAATTTGTATCAGAAATTGAAAAAGAAAAATTAAATTTTAATAAGTTAAATAGTCTTTCAGACTTATACTTAAGACCACTAATAAACAAAAATATTGAAGAATTAATACTTGGATGTAGTCACTATCCTTTGATTTATGACTTTTTAAGAAAAAAATTAGATTCAAATATAAAAATTATTGATCCATCGGTAGCATTAATAAAAAAATTTAATGAATCTTTTGCTACTCTAGAAAATGACCGCTATGAGAGTATTTCTTTCGAAAATATAAAATTTTTTGTTACTTCAGAAAGAGATGAGTTTTCCAATAAAGTAAAATTTTGGCTTGGAATTAATAAAGAAATTAGGTTGGTTAACCTCCGAAGTAATGTTTGA
- a CDS encoding chlorophyll a/b binding light-harvesting protein, protein MQTYGNPDTTYGWWAGNSGVANRSGKFIAAHVAHAGLIVFWAGAFTLFELSRFDPSVPMGHQPLIVLPHLATLGIGFDANGVAMGDTKPVLAIAIVHLVSSMVLAAGGLLHSLLLPGNLEDSDVARARKFNIEWDNPDKLTFILGHHLIILGFAVIAFVEWARVHGIYDPAIGSVRQVEYELNLAKIWNHQTDFLTIDSLEEVMGGHAFLAFVEITGGAWHIATKQVGEYTKFKGKGLLSAEAVLSWSLAGIGWMAIIAAFWSAANTTVYPTEFFGEPLELKFSISPYWVDTVDLPDGEYTSRAWLANVHYYFGFFFIQGHLWHALRALGFDFKRVTNAISNIDSATVTLKD, encoded by the coding sequence ATGCAAACCTATGGAAATCCAGATACTACCTATGGATGGTGGGCTGGTAATTCAGGTGTAGCAAATCGCTCAGGAAAATTCATTGCTGCTCATGTAGCTCATGCAGGATTAATTGTTTTCTGGGCGGGTGCATTCACCCTTTTTGAACTTTCACGATTTGACCCAAGCGTCCCAATGGGTCATCAACCTCTAATCGTTCTTCCCCACTTAGCAACTCTTGGAATAGGGTTTGATGCTAATGGTGTTGCGATGGGAGATACTAAACCTGTTCTTGCGATAGCAATAGTTCACTTAGTTTCTTCTATGGTTTTAGCAGCCGGAGGACTTTTACACTCTTTACTTCTTCCTGGAAATCTAGAAGATTCTGATGTAGCAAGAGCTAGAAAATTCAATATTGAATGGGATAATCCAGACAAATTGACATTTATTCTTGGTCACCATTTAATTATTCTCGGTTTCGCAGTTATCGCTTTTGTTGAATGGGCAAGGGTTCATGGAATTTATGATCCAGCTATTGGTTCTGTAAGACAAGTTGAGTATGAATTAAATTTGGCCAAAATTTGGAATCACCAAACAGACTTTTTGACTATTGATAGCCTTGAAGAAGTAATGGGAGGCCATGCTTTTCTTGCTTTCGTTGAGATCACTGGTGGTGCTTGGCATATTGCTACTAAGCAAGTTGGTGAATATACCAAATTTAAAGGTAAAGGACTTCTCTCTGCAGAAGCTGTTCTCTCATGGTCACTAGCTGGAATAGGCTGGATGGCTATTATTGCAGCCTTCTGGAGTGCAGCTAACACAACAGTTTATCCAACTGAATTCTTTGGTGAACCACTTGAATTGAAGTTTAGTATTTCTCCTTATTGGGTAGATACCGTTGATCTTCCTGATGGTGAGTACACTTCAAGGGCTTGGTTAGCTAATGTTCATTACTATTTTGGATTCTTCTTTATTCAAGGTCATCTATGGCACGCTTTAAGAGCACTAGGCTTTGATTTCAAGAGAGTTACAAACGCTATCAGTAATATTGATAGTGCAACAGTTACTCTTAAAGATTAA
- the hisS gene encoding histidine--tRNA ligase codes for MNNLKNLRGTVDLFPDQLIKWQNVEKILLEQLSRASIKEIRTPILEMTELFIRGIGEGTDVVSKEMYTFLDRGERSCTLRPEGTASVARALIQNGISSNPLQKLWYMGPMFRYERPQAGRQRQFHQLGVEFIGHDSVRSDVEIIALAWDILGKLGIKELNLEINTLGDTNDRSNFQKSFLKWLETNKDSLDLDSQNRISKNPLRILDSKNIQTKKVLENAPRLFNFLSEKSHNRYLDLKRKLEVLKIPYVENFNLVRGLDYYTHTAFEITSGALGSQATVCGGGRYDDLIKQMGGPNTPAIGFAIGLERLILLAGKELEIPRNTDIYIINQGLIAESLAMDLSRKLRNYDLLVELDLSGASFSKQFKKANKLKSKSIIVIGDDEAVNGEFIIRLFDQSGNGNEEEVISFENDIKLENWINNNLLVK; via the coding sequence TTGAATAACTTAAAAAACCTAAGGGGAACAGTAGATCTATTTCCTGATCAATTAATAAAGTGGCAAAACGTTGAAAAAATTTTATTAGAACAGCTTTCTAGAGCATCCATCAAAGAAATAAGAACACCAATATTGGAAATGACCGAATTATTTATAAGAGGAATTGGTGAAGGAACAGATGTTGTCAGTAAGGAAATGTATACATTTCTTGATAGGGGGGAGAGATCTTGCACTCTAAGACCTGAAGGAACAGCCTCAGTCGCACGAGCGTTAATACAAAATGGAATATCGTCTAATCCTCTTCAAAAACTTTGGTACATGGGTCCTATGTTTCGATACGAAAGACCTCAAGCAGGCAGGCAAAGACAGTTTCATCAATTAGGTGTTGAGTTTATAGGACATGATTCAGTTAGAAGTGATGTTGAAATTATTGCTTTAGCTTGGGATATCTTAGGTAAATTAGGAATAAAAGAACTCAATCTTGAAATAAATACGTTAGGTGATACTAATGACAGATCAAATTTTCAAAAATCTTTTTTAAAATGGTTAGAAACAAATAAAGATTCTCTAGATTTAGATTCTCAGAATAGAATTTCTAAAAATCCTTTGAGGATTTTGGATTCAAAGAATATTCAAACTAAAAAAGTTCTTGAAAATGCACCAAGATTATTTAATTTTTTATCTGAAAAAAGTCATAACAGATATTTAGACTTAAAAAGAAAATTAGAGGTTTTAAAAATACCTTATGTAGAAAATTTTAATCTTGTAAGAGGTTTAGATTACTACACTCATACAGCTTTTGAAATTACTAGTGGGGCTCTTGGCTCCCAAGCTACAGTTTGCGGAGGAGGGAGATACGACGATTTAATAAAGCAAATGGGAGGGCCAAACACTCCTGCAATTGGTTTCGCTATTGGTTTAGAAAGATTAATTTTACTCGCAGGAAAAGAGCTTGAAATTCCAAGAAATACTGATATCTATATCATTAATCAAGGCTTAATTGCTGAATCATTAGCAATGGATTTATCTAGAAAATTAAGAAATTACGATTTGTTAGTTGAGTTAGATTTAAGCGGAGCCTCATTCTCTAAGCAATTTAAAAAGGCAAATAAACTTAAATCTAAAAGTATTATTGTTATTGGTGATGATGAGGCAGTTAATGGGGAATTTATTATACGACTCTTTGATCAATCAGGTAATGGGAATGAAGAGGAGGTTATATCTTTTGAGAATGATATTAAATTAGAAAATTGGATAAATAATAACTTACTTGTAAAGTGA
- a CDS encoding N-acetylmuramoyl-L-alanine amidase, protein MIKFLNNKLFRYLSVFLLLNSSILPAKSSSALAAWVINTNGVLELRTKSNTNLKAYFQKANQISGSRFWVDFPGELKNPRKIKGNGPIKEIRLGKPNKGKTRLVIEFKEETYLKPLTWRLVGLDQNRWRIKLFNPKYTFKKIGEGQVVKRIKNIKENQKSIHKKKSDYQYLKLPDVKQNKFLVVIDPGHGGPDPGAIGIGGIRETDVVLEVSKIVKNLLSEKGVKVKLTRKNEVDLDLPPRVSFANNTDADIFVSIHANASRGKRRDINGLETFYYRGWRGRLLAKKIQKQILRVSPGSPDRGVKQGRFYVIKNTRMPAVLVEIGFLTGRLDARRLEKTTHRKRLAYAIAKGILEYLYKIG, encoded by the coding sequence ATGATAAAGTTTTTAAATAATAAACTTTTTCGTTATTTATCCGTTTTTTTATTATTAAATTCTTCAATCCTCCCAGCTAAATCTTCAAGTGCTCTGGCGGCATGGGTAATAAACACTAATGGTGTTTTAGAATTAAGAACTAAATCAAATACAAATTTAAAAGCATACTTTCAGAAGGCCAACCAAATATCTGGCAGTAGATTCTGGGTGGATTTTCCGGGAGAATTAAAAAATCCCAGAAAAATAAAAGGTAATGGCCCAATAAAAGAAATTAGATTAGGTAAACCAAATAAGGGTAAAACAAGACTAGTAATTGAATTTAAGGAAGAGACTTATTTGAAACCTTTGACTTGGCGATTAGTTGGCTTAGATCAAAACAGGTGGAGAATCAAACTATTTAACCCAAAATATACTTTTAAGAAGATTGGTGAAGGTCAAGTTGTTAAAAGAATAAAAAATATTAAAGAAAATCAAAAATCAATTCATAAGAAGAAAAGTGATTATCAATACTTGAAATTACCAGATGTCAAACAAAATAAATTCTTGGTTGTTATCGACCCTGGGCATGGAGGTCCTGATCCTGGAGCCATAGGTATTGGTGGAATTAGGGAAACAGATGTTGTACTAGAGGTCTCCAAAATTGTTAAAAATTTACTATCTGAGAAAGGTGTCAAAGTGAAATTAACCAGAAAAAATGAAGTTGATTTGGATTTACCTCCAAGAGTTTCCTTTGCTAACAATACGGATGCAGATATTTTTGTAAGTATTCATGCAAATGCCTCAAGAGGAAAAAGAAGGGATATTAATGGATTAGAAACCTTCTATTATAGAGGTTGGAGAGGTAGGCTACTTGCTAAAAAAATTCAAAAACAAATTCTAAGGGTTTCTCCTGGGAGTCCTGATCGAGGCGTTAAACAAGGTAGATTTTACGTAATCAAAAATACTAGGATGCCTGCAGTTCTTGTAGAAATTGGATTTTTAACGGGGAGATTAGATGCAAGAAGATTAGAAAAAACAACACATCGTAAAAGATTAGCTTATGCGATTGCCAAAGGCATTCTTGAATATCTATATAAAATAGGGTGA
- a CDS encoding TIGR02450 family Trp-rich protein, translated as MENYWTFNKTIKGLRHFVLVNEIKEKGNISFLMVSVLDSEINLKTTYEELINSGNWHKGWINLSKHQSITEEYVNYKSINKGKGIDEIFINEDSLFNIS; from the coding sequence ATGGAAAATTACTGGACTTTTAATAAAACCATAAAAGGATTAAGACATTTTGTTTTAGTAAATGAGATTAAAGAAAAAGGAAATATTAGTTTTTTAATGGTTTCTGTCCTTGATTCTGAAATTAACTTAAAAACTACTTATGAGGAATTGATAAATAGTGGAAATTGGCACAAGGGTTGGATCAATCTTTCAAAGCATCAATCGATTACAGAAGAATACGTTAACTATAAATCCATCAATAAAGGAAAGGGTATCGATGAGATATTCATTAATGAAGATTCTTTATTTAATATTTCTTAA
- the acs gene encoding acetate--CoA ligase, which produces MSLDKKNSINNILEEKRIFPPSKKFAENSNISTQEELLSLKKQASDNPIQFWESFAKSELNWFEPFQTVLDNENAPFFKWFKEGKLNITYNCLDRHIKRGLGGKTALIWEGEPGDSKKYTYEELLKEVCKAANALKAIGVKKGDLVCIYMPMIPEAMFAMLACARIGAPHSVVFGGFSSEALKDRLIDGNARYVITADGGFRKDKVIELKQAVDAAIENGADKVVEKVVVVQRTKKNISMVDDRDLWWHELLKDQKDQCEPEIMNSEDRLFILYTSGSTGKPKGVVHTTGGYNLWSHLTFKWIFDLKDDDIYWCTADVGWITGHSYIVYGPLSNGATTLMYEGVPRPSNLGAFWEIVQKYKVSIFYTAPTAIRAFMKSGREIPDKYNLESLRLLGTVGEPINPEAWMWYKDVIGKNKCPIVDTWWQTETGGVMISPLPGVVATKPGSATFPLPGIEVEIVDKNGDKVKENEGGYLIIKKPWPGMMRTIHGNSERYLESYWEYISFKGEKNVYFAGDGARIDEDGYIWIMGRVDDVISVSGHRLGTMEIESALVSHKSVAESAVVGKKDDLKGEVIVAFVSLEKDVNGSSELVEDLKKHVVNEIGIIAKPEKIIISDSLPKTRSGKIMRRILRSLAAGEKISGDISTLEDSSVLEKLKELS; this is translated from the coding sequence ATGTCATTAGATAAAAAAAATTCAATCAATAACATACTTGAAGAAAAGAGAATTTTCCCTCCATCAAAAAAATTTGCAGAAAACTCAAATATTAGTACTCAAGAAGAATTACTGAGTCTGAAAAAACAAGCATCAGATAATCCTATTCAATTTTGGGAATCTTTTGCAAAATCTGAATTAAATTGGTTTGAGCCATTTCAAACTGTATTAGATAACGAAAATGCGCCCTTTTTTAAATGGTTTAAAGAGGGGAAACTCAATATTACATATAACTGCTTAGATAGACACATTAAGAGAGGGCTTGGAGGAAAGACTGCACTTATATGGGAAGGCGAACCAGGAGATAGCAAAAAATATACTTACGAAGAACTTCTTAAAGAGGTATGTAAAGCAGCTAATGCACTAAAAGCAATTGGTGTAAAAAAAGGAGATTTGGTCTGTATTTATATGCCGATGATTCCTGAAGCGATGTTTGCGATGTTAGCTTGTGCAAGAATTGGCGCGCCTCATTCAGTTGTCTTTGGAGGATTTTCTTCAGAAGCTTTAAAAGATAGGTTAATTGATGGAAATGCAAGATATGTTATTACTGCTGATGGTGGATTTAGAAAAGATAAAGTGATTGAACTTAAGCAAGCAGTTGATGCGGCAATTGAAAATGGGGCAGATAAAGTTGTTGAAAAAGTTGTGGTTGTTCAACGAACCAAAAAAAACATTTCGATGGTTGATGATAGAGATTTATGGTGGCACGAATTATTAAAAGATCAAAAAGATCAGTGTGAACCAGAAATAATGAATAGTGAAGATAGACTTTTTATTCTCTATACTTCAGGCTCTACTGGAAAGCCCAAAGGTGTAGTTCACACTACAGGTGGTTATAATCTTTGGTCCCATTTGACATTTAAATGGATTTTTGATTTGAAAGATGACGATATTTATTGGTGTACTGCTGATGTTGGTTGGATTACAGGTCATAGTTACATAGTTTATGGGCCTTTATCTAATGGTGCTACAACCTTAATGTATGAGGGAGTGCCAAGACCCTCAAATTTAGGAGCTTTTTGGGAAATTGTTCAAAAATATAAGGTTTCAATTTTTTATACTGCACCAACTGCAATAAGAGCATTTATGAAGTCTGGACGTGAAATCCCTGATAAATATAATCTTGAGAGTCTTAGACTTTTGGGTACAGTTGGAGAACCAATTAATCCTGAAGCATGGATGTGGTACAAAGATGTTATTGGTAAAAATAAATGCCCTATTGTTGATACTTGGTGGCAAACTGAGACTGGCGGTGTGATGATAAGTCCCTTGCCTGGAGTGGTTGCTACGAAGCCAGGTTCGGCTACTTTCCCTCTGCCAGGAATCGAAGTTGAAATTGTTGATAAGAATGGAGATAAGGTTAAAGAAAATGAGGGTGGCTATTTAATTATTAAGAAACCATGGCCAGGCATGATGAGAACAATTCACGGAAACTCAGAGAGATATTTGGAGAGTTATTGGGAATATATTTCCTTTAAAGGAGAAAAAAATGTTTATTTTGCTGGAGATGGAGCACGCATTGATGAAGATGGATATATATGGATTATGGGAAGAGTTGATGATGTCATAAGTGTTTCAGGACATAGGTTAGGAACAATGGAAATAGAATCTGCATTGGTAAGTCATAAATCTGTTGCAGAGTCTGCAGTCGTTGGCAAAAAAGATGATTTAAAAGGTGAAGTTATAGTTGCTTTTGTATCCCTAGAGAAAGACGTGAACGGTTCTTCAGAATTAGTAGAGGATCTAAAGAAACATGTTGTTAATGAAATTGGAATTATCGCAAAGCCTGAAAAAATTATAATTTCTGACTCTCTTCCCAAAACACGTAGTGGAAAAATTATGAGGCGAATTTTAAGATCTTTAGCTGCTGGAGAAAAAATTAGTGGTGATATAAGCACTCTTGAAGATAGTTCTGTTTTGGAAAAGCTGAAAGAATTATCCTAA
- a CDS encoding DUF1350 family protein gives MTFTKFQFNNFCYWPSNPKKIVEFIGGSYLASKPDLTYKRFIESLINKNYAVHAYKYTPQFDHQQLAIKAWRDFKNCRISLSKRIGTSIPSIRIGHSLGCKLHLISPDGGRNCEKFISISFNNFSANKSIPLLKQISRKLEFNSEFSPSPERTLRLIEKTYNQKNNFLIKFNSDELDQTDKLFSCLKARKEDNSKGVMLKGTHTIIASAGLRENFLGDWADDEFKRNTIKKISNLIDESD, from the coding sequence ATGACTTTTACAAAATTTCAATTTAATAATTTTTGTTATTGGCCTTCAAATCCTAAAAAAATTGTAGAATTTATTGGTGGAAGTTATCTGGCTTCTAAACCAGATTTAACTTATAAAAGATTCATAGAGAGTTTAATTAATAAAAACTATGCAGTACATGCATATAAATACACTCCACAATTTGATCACCAACAACTTGCTATTAAAGCATGGAGGGATTTCAAGAATTGTCGAATATCTTTATCAAAGAGAATAGGGACATCAATTCCTTCAATAAGAATTGGTCATAGCCTAGGCTGCAAACTTCATCTAATTTCTCCTGATGGTGGAAGAAATTGCGAAAAATTCATATCAATAAGTTTTAACAACTTCAGTGCTAATAAATCTATTCCATTATTGAAACAAATTTCTCGAAAATTAGAATTCAACAGTGAATTCAGCCCAAGCCCTGAAAGAACTTTGCGATTAATTGAAAAAACATATAATCAAAAAAATAACTTCCTAATAAAATTCAACTCAGATGAATTAGATCAAACAGATAAATTATTTTCTTGTCTGAAAGCAAGAAAAGAAGATAATTCAAAGGGAGTAATGTTAAAAGGTACACATACTATAATTGCAAGCGCAGGACTAAGAGAAAATTTTTTGGGAGACTGGGCAGATGATGAATTCAAAAGAAATACTATAAAAAAAATTTCCAATTTAATTGATGAATCTGATTAG